From the genome of Nitrosomonas sp., one region includes:
- a CDS encoding homoserine dehydrogenase, with protein MKPIKVGLLGIGTVGGGTYTVLKRNQEEITRRAGRGILITMIADRDLERARSFADGDVVVTDNAADVVSNPDIDIIVELIGGTTIAKDLILSAIAQGKHVVTANKALLANHGTEIFAAAREKGVMVAYEAAVAGGIPIIKALRESLTANRIEWIAGIINGTANFILSEMREKSLPFAPVLEQAQQLGYAEADPTYDIEGIDAAHKITIMSAIAFGIPVQFDKAYIEGITKLTQDDISYAEELGYRIKLLGITKRVQKGIELRVHPALIPERRLIANVEGVMNAVVVKGDAVGATLYYGAGAGAEPTASSVIADLVDVTRMQTADPMHRVPTLSFQPDLLSDTPVLPMEEVETACYLRLQVVDQPGVLAEITRILADCNMSISAVVQKESVGEGNQAKVIMLTHKTAEKNTNTAIQRIEALPVVKGQVTRIRIEELND; from the coding sequence ATGAAACCCATAAAAGTTGGCTTGCTCGGTATTGGTACCGTAGGGGGCGGCACATATACTGTGCTCAAAAGAAATCAGGAAGAAATAACACGCCGGGCAGGGCGCGGTATCTTGATTACCATGATTGCAGATCGCGATCTGGAAAGAGCGCGCAGCTTTGCCGACGGCGATGTTGTTGTGACGGATAATGCGGCCGATGTCGTTTCCAACCCGGATATCGATATTATCGTTGAACTGATTGGCGGGACAACCATTGCCAAGGATCTTATTCTGAGCGCCATAGCACAGGGTAAGCATGTCGTGACCGCCAATAAGGCTTTACTGGCCAATCATGGAACCGAGATTTTTGCAGCGGCGCGTGAGAAAGGCGTAATGGTAGCATATGAGGCCGCTGTGGCGGGTGGCATTCCCATCATCAAGGCGCTACGGGAAAGCCTGACGGCCAACCGGATAGAGTGGATTGCCGGTATAATTAACGGGACAGCCAACTTCATTCTCTCGGAAATGCGTGAAAAATCCCTGCCGTTTGCGCCGGTGCTGGAACAAGCACAACAACTGGGTTATGCAGAAGCGGATCCTACCTATGACATTGAAGGTATCGATGCCGCACATAAAATCACCATTATGTCTGCAATCGCGTTTGGTATTCCTGTTCAGTTCGATAAAGCCTACATCGAAGGCATTACCAAATTGACGCAGGACGATATCAGTTATGCTGAAGAATTGGGTTACCGCATTAAACTGCTGGGTATTACTAAGCGGGTTCAGAAGGGAATAGAGCTGCGCGTGCATCCGGCTTTAATACCGGAACGCCGCTTGATCGCGAATGTAGAAGGGGTCATGAATGCCGTGGTGGTCAAAGGCGATGCGGTGGGGGCGACATTGTATTATGGTGCAGGGGCGGGCGCTGAGCCAACAGCCAGTTCAGTGATAGCCGACCTGGTTGATGTCACGCGCATGCAGACAGCTGATCCGATGCATCGCGTACCGACGCTTTCTTTCCAGCCGGATCTGTTGTCGGATACACCGGTATTGCCGATGGAAGAGGTTGAGACGGCCTGTTACCTGCGTTTGCAAGTGGTGGATCAGCCCGGTGTTCTGGCAGAAATTACGCGCATTCTGGCTGACTGTAATATGTCAATCAGTGCCGTTGTTCAAAAGGAAAGCGTTGGCGAAGGTAATCAAGCAAAAGTCATCATGCTGACGCACAAAACTGCTGAGAAAAATACCAATACCGCGATTCAAAGAATAGAGGCTCTGCCGGTAGTGAAGGGTCAGGTGACGCGTATTCGTATTGAAGAACTAAACGATTAA
- the thrC gene encoding threonine synthase has protein sequence MRYISTRGGMPPKSFSEILLSGLSPDGGLAIPEAYPRISADELQQWRDMDYRALAFEILSRFIDDIPTEDLRAIINRTYTAEIFGSDDITPLKTLKPGFHILALSNGPTLAFKDIAMQLLGNLFEYTLAKTGEELNILGATSGDTGSSAEYAMRGKKGIRVFMLSPHEKMSRFQTAQMFSLQDENIFNIAIRGVFDDCQDIVKAVSNDHAFKQKYRIGTVNSINWARVVAQIVYYFKGYFSATQSNDEQVSFAVPSGNFGNICAGHVARMMGLPVKQLILATNENDVLDEFFRTGVYRPRTTVETKHTSSPSMDISKASNFERFIFDLTGRDASKVAELWSAVDKGQAFDLSVTPLFEKVKDFGFVSGSSNHAARIETIREIYQKYQVLVDTHTADGLKVGQALHDSDVPLICMETAQPAKFSESIQEAIGQEPPRPAGYEHLEDLLQRFVVKEADVAAIKSFVAEQAGD, from the coding sequence ATGCGTTATATTTCAACCCGCGGCGGCATGCCGCCAAAATCTTTTTCCGAAATTCTGTTGAGTGGTTTATCGCCCGACGGCGGGCTGGCCATTCCCGAAGCGTACCCAAGGATTTCTGCTGATGAATTGCAACAATGGCGCGATATGGACTATCGGGCGCTGGCATTTGAAATCCTGTCGCGCTTTATCGATGATATTCCAACCGAAGATCTGCGCGCAATTATTAACCGTACCTATACCGCAGAAATATTCGGCAGTGATGACATTACTCCGCTTAAAACGCTTAAACCCGGTTTTCATATTCTCGCATTGTCCAACGGCCCGACACTGGCATTCAAGGACATTGCCATGCAGTTGTTGGGCAATCTGTTTGAGTACACGCTGGCAAAAACAGGTGAAGAACTCAATATTCTCGGCGCAACATCGGGTGATACCGGTTCCAGCGCTGAGTATGCCATGCGTGGTAAGAAAGGCATCCGCGTATTTATGCTGTCGCCGCACGAAAAAATGAGCCGTTTCCAGACAGCGCAGATGTTCTCGCTGCAGGATGAAAATATATTTAACATCGCCATACGCGGTGTATTTGATGACTGTCAGGATATCGTCAAGGCGGTCAGTAACGATCATGCGTTCAAGCAGAAATATCGTATCGGAACGGTCAATTCAATCAACTGGGCGCGGGTGGTTGCGCAGATTGTTTATTATTTCAAAGGCTATTTTTCCGCAACGCAGTCGAATGACGAGCAGGTTTCGTTTGCAGTGCCCTCGGGTAATTTCGGCAATATTTGTGCAGGCCATGTCGCGCGTATGATGGGACTGCCGGTCAAACAACTGATCCTCGCGACCAATGAAAACGACGTGCTTGATGAATTTTTCCGAACAGGTGTTTACCGTCCGCGTACCACTGTTGAGACAAAGCATACCAGCAGCCCGTCGATGGATATTTCCAAAGCATCCAACTTTGAGCGTTTTATTTTCGATCTGACAGGCAGAGACGCCAGTAAAGTCGCCGAATTATGGTCAGCCGTCGATAAAGGGCAGGCCTTTGATCTGTCCGTAACGCCTTTGTTTGAAAAAGTCAAAGACTTCGGATTTGTATCCGGCAGCAGCAATCATGCCGCCCGTATTGAAACAATACGGGAAATCTATCAAAAATATCAGGTGCTGGTCGACACGCATACTGCCGATGGATTAAAAGTCGGTCAAGCTCTGCATGACAGCGATGTGCCGCTAATCTGCATGGAAACCGCGCAGCCGGCCAAATTCTCTGAGAGCATACAGGAAGCCATCGGGCAGGAACCGCCACGTCCTGCAGGTTATGAACATCTGGAAGATTTGCTGCAACGGTTTGTGGTCAAGGAGGCCGATGTTGCGGCGATAAAGTCATTTGTTGCCGAGCAGGCGGGCGATTAA